In Myxococcales bacterium, the following proteins share a genomic window:
- a CDS encoding carbamoyltransferase, with amino-acid sequence MRALGISAFYHDSAAALVVDGRVLAAVQEERFTRKRHDACFPEQSIRWVLEHSGTRLRDVEHVAFYEKPFIRFERLLETYLQFAPRGFGSFRAALPVWLRDKLFQKQELSSRLREIDEGFDPSRLLFAEHHRSHAASAFFVSPFEEAAVLTMDGVGEWATTTLGAGRGNQLSLTHEIHFPHSLGLLYSAFTAYAGFRVNSGEYKLMGLAPSGTPKYAELIYEHLIDLKDDGSFRLNLRYFDYCTGLSMTNESFHRLFGGPPRKPEDPLRERDADLAASVQAVVDEAVLRLARAAQRETGLDSLCLAGGVALNCVANGKLLRRGPFRSLFIQPAAGDAGGALGAALTAYHGMGGARACDGVTDGMGGALLGPAYSQDEIEARLRAVGACFEVLDEEALVLACAARLDDGAALGWFQGRMEFGPRALGARSILCDPRRPDAKDTLNAKIKLRESFRPFAPAVLCERTAEWFDLAGDSPYMLLVAKVAASRLGQIPAVTHVDGSARIQSVGADAEPRFRRLLQAFEQRTSCPILVNTSFNVRGEPIVRTPEEAFRCFMGTELDCLAVGCCLLDKDKQTVERDALHGARFDAD; translated from the coding sequence GTGCGCGCCCTCGGGATCTCTGCTTTCTATCACGACAGCGCTGCCGCTCTCGTTGTCGACGGTCGAGTCCTGGCGGCCGTGCAAGAAGAGCGGTTCACGCGCAAGAGACACGACGCTTGCTTTCCGGAGCAGTCCATCCGTTGGGTGCTCGAGCATTCCGGCACTCGGCTCCGCGACGTCGAACACGTGGCATTCTACGAGAAACCGTTCATCAGGTTCGAGCGGCTGCTGGAGACGTACCTTCAGTTCGCTCCCCGTGGTTTCGGCTCTTTTCGCGCCGCTCTCCCCGTCTGGCTGCGCGACAAGCTGTTTCAAAAACAGGAGCTGAGCTCGCGTCTGCGGGAAATCGACGAGGGCTTCGACCCGAGCCGTCTTCTGTTCGCCGAGCACCACCGGAGCCACGCGGCCAGCGCTTTCTTCGTGTCGCCCTTCGAAGAAGCGGCCGTGCTGACCATGGATGGCGTCGGCGAGTGGGCGACGACCACGCTGGGCGCAGGACGCGGCAACCAGCTGTCTCTGACCCACGAGATCCACTTCCCACATTCGCTCGGGCTCCTGTACAGCGCGTTCACCGCCTACGCTGGGTTCCGGGTCAACTCGGGCGAGTACAAACTCATGGGGCTCGCGCCTTCGGGAACCCCCAAGTACGCAGAGCTCATCTACGAGCATCTGATCGACCTGAAGGATGACGGCTCGTTTCGCCTGAACCTTCGCTACTTCGACTACTGCACGGGCCTCAGCATGACGAACGAGTCGTTCCACCGCCTGTTCGGCGGCCCACCTCGCAAACCCGAAGACCCACTGCGGGAGCGCGACGCCGATCTCGCGGCGTCGGTCCAGGCCGTCGTCGACGAGGCCGTGCTGCGCCTGGCCCGGGCCGCCCAGCGCGAGACCGGGCTGGATAGCCTGTGCCTGGCCGGTGGTGTCGCGCTCAACTGCGTTGCGAACGGCAAGCTGTTGCGCAGGGGTCCGTTTCGCTCGCTCTTCATCCAACCCGCCGCCGGGGACGCGGGGGGTGCACTCGGTGCGGCACTGACCGCGTACCATGGGATGGGCGGCGCACGCGCGTGTGATGGGGTCACGGACGGCATGGGCGGAGCTCTCTTGGGCCCCGCGTACTCCCAAGACGAGATCGAAGCTCGCCTGCGAGCAGTGGGCGCGTGTTTCGAGGTCCTCGACGAGGAGGCCCTCGTGCTGGCGTGTGCGGCGCGGCTCGATGACGGCGCGGCCCTGGGTTGGTTCCAAGGCAGAATGGAGTTCGGACCGCGGGCGTTGGGCGCCAGATCCATCCTTTGTGATCCGCGCCGCCCGGACGCCAAGGACACCCTCAACGCGAAGATCAAGCTGAGGGAGTCGTTTCGCCCCTTCGCGCCGGCGGTCTTGTGCGAGCGCACCGCAGAGTGGTTCGACCTCGCGGGCGACAGCCCATACATGTTGCTCGTGGCGAAAGTCGCGGCCTCGCGGCTCGGGCAGATCCCCGCCGTGACTCACGTGGACGGCTCAGCGCGCATCCAGAGCGTGGGGGCTGACGCGGAGCCGCGATTTCGCCGACTGCTTCAGGCATTCGAGCAGCGCACGTCGTGCCCGATCCTGGTCAACACGAGCTTCAACGTGCGAGGTGAGCCCATCGTTCGAACACCCGAAGAGGCGTTCCGTTGTTTCATGGGCACGGAGCTCGATTGTCTGGCGGTCGGCTGCTGTTTGCTGGACAAGGACAAACAAACCGTCGAGCGCGACGCGCTGCACGGGGCGCGCTTCGACGCGGACTGA
- a CDS encoding SGNH/GDSL hydrolase family protein, with translation MGFATNPAAKRVALAAYALVVCGLIVYLGRKVWQRAQYSTATRALVTPCTPDPFALGDATRYHHVNSPCDRFVDQKFIVNGSVSSSEYQVDIAINSLGFRNDEYTVQKPAGVTRVVLLGDSFVYGLGVRHEETFYERLETKLNAAGSRKYEVWNVAAVSWASYVQLRIVEQQLPGFSPDLLVLFFDDSDFYDNEVYRRLEGPGGNFRGDGDMEEFWKLREQVIAQAWRHNADGGVADARDAGADGAASFPSFAELRARSAGDIEAMAAKLRASSVPFLVVTYPYPGFTEQYQKEELRPLYARLEAQAIAHISLYDLFPVDTHSRFYFKGNRHWNAAGSQRVADALELVLRERYPALFPPPGSEPDVP, from the coding sequence ATGGGATTCGCCACGAACCCAGCCGCGAAGCGTGTTGCTCTGGCGGCGTACGCGCTGGTCGTCTGCGGCTTGATCGTCTACCTCGGGCGCAAGGTGTGGCAGCGCGCGCAGTACTCGACGGCGACCCGCGCACTCGTCACACCCTGCACGCCGGACCCCTTCGCCCTCGGCGATGCGACCCGCTACCACCACGTCAACTCTCCCTGTGATCGTTTTGTCGACCAGAAGTTCATCGTAAACGGCTCGGTGTCATCTTCGGAATACCAGGTGGACATCGCGATCAACTCCCTCGGCTTCCGGAACGACGAATACACCGTCCAGAAGCCCGCGGGCGTCACCCGCGTGGTTTTGTTGGGCGACTCGTTCGTGTACGGGTTGGGAGTGCGTCACGAGGAGACCTTCTACGAGCGCCTAGAGACCAAGCTCAACGCCGCGGGCAGTCGCAAGTACGAGGTCTGGAACGTGGCCGCTGTCTCGTGGGCGAGCTACGTCCAGCTTCGGATCGTGGAGCAACAGCTGCCGGGATTCTCGCCAGATCTGCTGGTCTTGTTCTTCGACGACTCGGATTTCTACGACAACGAGGTCTACCGCAGGCTCGAGGGGCCGGGCGGGAACTTTCGCGGCGACGGAGACATGGAGGAGTTCTGGAAGCTCCGAGAGCAGGTCATCGCGCAGGCGTGGAGGCACAACGCAGACGGCGGAGTTGCGGACGCCCGAGACGCAGGCGCGGACGGCGCGGCGAGTTTTCCATCCTTCGCGGAGCTGCGTGCGCGGAGCGCAGGGGACATCGAGGCCATGGCGGCCAAGCTGCGCGCCTCGAGCGTGCCCTTCCTGGTCGTGACCTACCCCTATCCAGGCTTCACCGAGCAGTACCAGAAGGAGGAGTTACGCCCGCTGTACGCCCGCCTCGAAGCCCAAGCGATCGCCCACATCAGCCTCTACGACCTGTTCCCCGTCGACACGCACTCGCGCTTCTACTTCAAGGGCAATCGCCACTGGAATGCCGCTGGGAGTCAGCGCGTGGCGGATGCCTTGGAGCTCGTGCTCCGTGAGCGGTACCCGGCGCTCTTTCCGCCGCCCGGGAGCGAGCCCGATGTCCCCTGA
- a CDS encoding SGNH/GDSL hydrolase family protein yields MSPETRRRALLVFFSLLVAWGAGELVVAQRVPRYVSQVNRLVRTPGAGLGELLPASPIPYRLERMRVEGDALRLDTADGPRHFSLKRSDRVRVVALGDSLTELWNLAGYHNWVDDLGTLAKVEAVPVGVGGYNTAHEVAYLTADLSGLEADVLLLQMCPNDAEVLYLHDRESNGAMPKLAVCPTPNVFEVLKTHGSSEDQHWSRYEAISFDCRERTFGRFAGSRVLWTIDHALKRPDRDDVYGTRLVEATPDQRRGLAQLAAHASGKGMRLMAVLFPFFAERPQIELELFRRLLSEAKIPFLDLTPAFQRDRTLDAWRLTKPDPYHPNAEGHARAAQAVSERLHELGWLQR; encoded by the coding sequence ATGTCCCCTGAGACTCGGCGCCGCGCTCTACTCGTATTCTTCTCGCTGCTCGTCGCGTGGGGCGCGGGCGAGCTCGTCGTGGCGCAGCGAGTTCCGCGTTACGTGAGCCAGGTCAATCGTCTGGTGCGCACACCCGGGGCTGGCCTCGGGGAGCTGCTCCCGGCGAGTCCGATCCCGTACCGGCTGGAACGCATGCGCGTCGAGGGGGATGCTCTCCGACTCGACACGGCGGACGGCCCCCGGCACTTCTCACTGAAGCGGTCGGACCGCGTCCGGGTGGTTGCGCTGGGCGACTCCCTCACCGAGCTGTGGAACCTCGCGGGTTATCACAACTGGGTGGACGACCTCGGGACTCTGGCGAAGGTCGAGGCCGTTCCGGTCGGAGTCGGGGGTTACAACACCGCGCACGAGGTCGCGTACCTGACCGCAGACTTGTCGGGGCTCGAAGCGGACGTCCTCCTGTTGCAGATGTGCCCCAACGACGCCGAGGTGCTGTATCTCCACGACCGGGAGAGCAATGGCGCAATGCCAAAGCTCGCCGTCTGCCCCACGCCCAACGTCTTCGAAGTCCTGAAGACTCACGGCTCGAGCGAGGACCAGCACTGGTCGCGCTACGAAGCCATCAGCTTCGATTGCCGCGAGCGCACGTTCGGTCGCTTCGCGGGGAGCCGTGTGCTGTGGACCATCGATCACGCGCTGAAGCGTCCGGACCGCGACGACGTGTATGGCACGCGGCTGGTCGAGGCGACCCCGGACCAGCGCCGCGGCCTCGCGCAGCTCGCGGCGCACGCCTCGGGCAAGGGCATGCGGCTGATGGCCGTGCTTTTTCCGTTCTTCGCCGAGCGACCCCAGATCGAGCTCGAGCTCTTCCGACGCCTGCTGTCCGAGGCGAAGATCCCGTTTCTCGATCTGACTCCCGCGTTCCAGCGCGACCGCACGCTCGACGCCTGGAGGCTCACGAAGCCGGACCCTTACCACCCGAACGCCGAGGGGCACGCACGGGCAGCTCAGGCCGTGAGCGAGCGTCTGCATGAGCTCGGGTGGCTACAGCGGTGA
- a CDS encoding FG-GAP repeat protein, whose amino-acid sequence MGNPGWGAILALLFVACSSTSTSQLVDPDAGKVCGPGDQRACSCGALAGFEKCNPDGKGYGPCACGTGGTSGGGTGGSSGGAGGGIGGGGAGGVSGGGGSGGISGGGTGGVSGGGGTGGAGGSATGGSAGSGGAAGSDAGSDASLDGAAGSDSGSDGSTDAVGEDAAALDCWASPNPAVLTTLVAPSPVTSSRFGHVVALSGDTLAIGAPELSSGGAVYVYRCSGGALKHEQTVTGVNTGAGDKFGSAIDLDGDTLVVGAYAEDGSTKGVGGSDDNGAPDSGAAYVFRRSGSTWTQEAYVKASNAEQSDGFGIAVAISSDTLAVGAYLEDSEAVGVGGSQTGTAAANSGAAYVFVRAGTTWSQQAYVKASNTGADDWFGAALDIDGDTLAVGAYREDSAAAGPGGNQNDNTLSASGAVYVYRRSGAAWAQEEYLKASNPGSDDRFGQALSLSGDSLAIGGYAEDSSSVGIGGNQSNNAATDSGAVYVMLRTGTTWSQQAYIKASNTGVDDWFGLRVALDGDALAVGAIQEDGIGTGIGAAPNDGSANTGAAYVFSRSGGVWSQKAYVKPPAAAAGDTFGSGLAISGSRLVVGAPLNDGASADGGSPDFGAAFAYALTGLVP is encoded by the coding sequence ATGGGGAATCCAGGCTGGGGTGCGATTTTGGCGCTCTTGTTCGTCGCTTGCTCGAGCACCTCGACCTCGCAACTCGTCGATCCGGACGCGGGCAAGGTCTGTGGTCCCGGCGATCAACGCGCGTGCTCTTGTGGTGCCCTGGCGGGGTTCGAAAAATGTAACCCCGACGGCAAAGGCTACGGACCCTGTGCGTGTGGCACAGGCGGCACCAGCGGCGGGGGCACAGGCGGTAGTAGCGGCGGCGCTGGCGGTGGAATCGGTGGCGGGGGCGCAGGCGGAGTCAGCGGCGGCGGAGGGAGCGGCGGGATCAGCGGCGGAGGCACGGGCGGAGTCAGCGGCGGAGGGGGCACAGGCGGAGCCGGCGGCAGCGCCACGGGCGGCAGTGCCGGGAGCGGTGGAGCCGCCGGCAGCGACGCCGGCTCCGACGCATCCCTCGATGGCGCCGCGGGTTCCGACTCCGGGTCAGACGGTTCGACGGATGCCGTCGGCGAGGACGCGGCGGCGCTCGACTGTTGGGCTAGCCCAAACCCCGCCGTGCTCACCACGCTCGTAGCTCCGTCGCCGGTAACAAGCTCGCGCTTCGGCCACGTCGTGGCGCTTTCCGGCGACACACTGGCGATCGGAGCCCCGGAGCTCTCGAGCGGTGGGGCCGTCTACGTGTACCGGTGCAGCGGAGGCGCTCTGAAGCACGAGCAGACCGTCACCGGCGTCAACACGGGCGCCGGCGACAAGTTCGGCAGCGCCATCGATCTGGATGGCGATACGCTGGTTGTCGGCGCCTACGCTGAGGACGGAAGCACCAAGGGGGTTGGAGGATCGGACGACAACGGCGCGCCCGATAGCGGAGCGGCCTATGTGTTTCGCCGCTCCGGGAGCACGTGGACCCAGGAGGCGTACGTCAAGGCATCGAACGCCGAGCAGAGCGATGGGTTCGGCATCGCCGTCGCGATCAGCAGTGACACGCTGGCGGTCGGCGCATACCTGGAGGACAGCGAGGCCGTCGGAGTCGGAGGTAGTCAAACGGGAACTGCCGCTGCGAACAGCGGCGCTGCATACGTGTTCGTGCGCGCAGGCACCACCTGGAGCCAACAGGCTTACGTCAAGGCTTCCAACACAGGCGCTGATGATTGGTTCGGTGCAGCCCTCGACATCGACGGGGACACGCTGGCAGTCGGCGCGTATCGAGAGGACAGCGCGGCTGCGGGCCCCGGCGGCAATCAGAACGACAACACACTCTCGGCGAGCGGCGCAGTCTATGTGTATCGACGCAGCGGGGCAGCCTGGGCGCAAGAGGAATACCTCAAGGCCAGCAACCCGGGCTCGGACGATCGCTTCGGCCAAGCGCTGTCCCTCAGTGGCGACAGCCTGGCGATCGGCGGTTACGCCGAAGACAGCAGCTCCGTGGGGATCGGCGGCAACCAGAGTAACAACGCAGCAACGGACAGCGGCGCCGTCTACGTCATGCTCCGGACCGGCACGACGTGGAGTCAGCAGGCTTACATCAAGGCTTCGAACACCGGCGTCGACGATTGGTTCGGTTTGCGTGTTGCGCTCGACGGCGACGCCTTGGCGGTGGGAGCCATTCAGGAGGATGGCATTGGCACCGGCATTGGCGCCGCACCGAACGACGGCAGCGCCAACACGGGAGCAGCGTACGTATTTTCGCGCAGCGGTGGCGTTTGGTCTCAAAAGGCCTACGTCAAACCGCCCGCCGCAGCGGCCGGGGACACTTTTGGCAGCGGGCTCGCCATCTCGGGGTCCAGGCTCGTAGTTGGTGCGCCGCTGAATGACGGCGCCTCGGCGGACGGAGGCTCACCGGACTTCGGCGCCGCCTTCGCCTACGCGCTGACTGGCCTCGTGCCGTAG
- a CDS encoding PAN domain-containing protein, whose product MQSVLWVCAILTGAAAPPALAQPVPAGPADLSVSNLTLNGEFNPGGRVQFGVTVNATGKFPKADRQLTYAFQVCREQTSATCTGVATGVVKYTPGSVTQIVTDWKRITPWLPAGGASPTRIMVFVKDQALQEDFANNEQWSPVSVGTLPRAPYAYQKFDDREIDKHNSAKLSKVSRDACLLACSADSLCKSVDYAPKTKTCYLQHVHRKDVGGAYIKSSKYDHYARPCQLDDSPQKCGT is encoded by the coding sequence GTGCAATCAGTTCTGTGGGTCTGCGCCATTCTGACGGGCGCCGCTGCTCCACCTGCCTTGGCCCAGCCCGTGCCCGCGGGTCCTGCCGATCTCAGCGTATCCAACCTGACGCTGAACGGCGAGTTCAACCCCGGCGGACGCGTTCAATTTGGGGTAACGGTCAACGCCACGGGGAAATTCCCCAAGGCGGACCGCCAGCTGACTTACGCCTTCCAGGTTTGCCGCGAACAGACCTCCGCCACGTGCACAGGAGTCGCAACTGGCGTGGTCAAGTACACACCGGGCTCGGTGACACAGATCGTCACGGATTGGAAGCGAATCACTCCGTGGCTGCCGGCTGGCGGGGCCTCACCTACTCGCATCATGGTGTTCGTGAAGGATCAGGCGCTGCAGGAGGACTTCGCCAACAACGAGCAGTGGAGCCCGGTTAGCGTCGGGACCCTGCCGCGAGCCCCGTACGCCTACCAGAAGTTCGACGATCGCGAGATTGACAAGCACAATTCCGCGAAGCTGAGCAAGGTCAGTCGCGACGCATGTCTACTGGCCTGCTCCGCAGACTCGTTGTGCAAGAGCGTGGACTACGCACCCAAGACCAAGACCTGCTACCTCCAGCATGTCCACCGGAAAGACGTAGGCGGGGCTTACATCAAGTCCTCGAAATACGATCACTATGCCCGTCCCTGCCAGCTGGACGACAGCCCGCAAAAGTGCGGTACTTGA
- a CDS encoding LamG domain-containing protein produces the protein MTRERFDTGATLSGEGASASSLEKRYVSRVVLLRRRAVEVVRAGTLALASVPLLFAGCREPTEITVTLRTDVGCADVSETSLSVGSLTTLAGKPPVSTRKGCSDPSGRIGSLVIVPSGDNDDEVAIQVITTINGLPSSACDASKPSSDCIVARRALRFVPHTPLDLPIELSASCLGKVCSPEQTCLGGVCVAAKLPDPAACTTPGGCAVVGDAGPDVAVDATADASQSDLVAWFDFEDTQGSIVLDLSGNGNHGTLLGASAQAGAGHNGSVGLVLTALDTLSVGPSPILAAIDQNSGVTVSAWVSVKANPTALGFIFDHDPTPGIDDLEAWLTATHVCGDAVPSHQTPTCTPRPVALGAWFHVAMTANASTLALFVNGVFALSNGAPPPQFALTKTSYFGFDWAGTMDDLRIYNRVLSDTEIAALAK, from the coding sequence TTGACTCGAGAGCGCTTCGACACCGGCGCGACACTCTCGGGCGAAGGCGCCTCTGCGTCATCTCTCGAGAAGCGCTATGTTTCCCGAGTCGTGCTCCTCAGGCGGCGTGCAGTCGAGGTGGTGCGAGCTGGGACGTTGGCCCTCGCGTCGGTACCACTCTTGTTCGCGGGCTGCCGTGAGCCGACGGAAATTACGGTGACCTTGCGCACCGACGTTGGATGCGCCGACGTCTCCGAGACCAGCCTGAGCGTCGGTAGCCTGACGACGCTGGCCGGGAAACCCCCGGTCTCGACCCGGAAAGGTTGCAGCGACCCGAGCGGCCGCATCGGCTCGTTGGTCATCGTCCCGAGTGGCGACAACGACGACGAGGTCGCCATCCAGGTCATCACCACCATCAACGGCCTCCCAAGCAGCGCGTGTGACGCCAGCAAGCCCTCGAGCGACTGCATCGTCGCGCGTCGTGCCTTACGCTTCGTGCCCCACACGCCGCTCGATTTGCCGATCGAGCTCAGCGCGAGCTGTCTGGGCAAGGTTTGCTCCCCAGAGCAGACTTGTCTGGGCGGTGTTTGTGTCGCTGCGAAGCTGCCCGACCCGGCGGCCTGCACCACCCCCGGCGGTTGCGCGGTGGTCGGAGATGCTGGCCCTGATGTCGCCGTCGACGCGACCGCCGACGCATCTCAATCGGACCTGGTCGCGTGGTTCGATTTCGAGGACACACAGGGCTCCATTGTCCTGGACCTCTCGGGCAACGGCAATCACGGCACGCTGCTGGGCGCCAGCGCGCAAGCGGGAGCGGGACACAACGGGAGTGTTGGGCTCGTGCTCACGGCGTTGGACACACTGAGTGTCGGGCCCAGCCCCATCCTGGCCGCGATCGATCAGAACAGCGGCGTCACCGTGTCGGCCTGGGTGAGCGTGAAGGCGAACCCCACCGCCCTTGGATTCATCTTCGACCATGACCCCACTCCGGGCATCGACGACCTCGAAGCCTGGCTCACCGCGACGCACGTTTGCGGCGACGCGGTTCCGAGCCACCAGACACCAACCTGCACGCCGAGACCTGTGGCACTTGGCGCTTGGTTCCATGTCGCAATGACCGCGAATGCCTCCACCCTCGCGCTCTTCGTGAACGGGGTCTTTGCCCTCTCCAATGGGGCACCGCCTCCCCAGTTCGCGCTGACCAAGACCTCGTATTTCGGGTTCGACTGGGCGGGTACCATGGACGACCTGCGGATCTACAACCGGGTGCTGTCCGACACTGAGATCGCGGCGCTGGCGAAGTGA
- a CDS encoding PEGA domain-containing protein, protein MIRPRALSLWLAALAAGVMLFMTASAWAEPAAEPTAVDLKAQGDEAMQRIDYERALDLYNRAYSLEPSPALLYNRGRAYEALARYPEALEQLQAFERDAPPELKSRVKKLDELLARVRNRVSELDVQCNVNGARVLLRAKVLGTTPFAKPLWVNAGKAVIEVNADGYQPFKQTVTLTGGGKVSLVAKLLSKSSSGLLIVNSPIAGATVFVDGKRLGAVPVQMALPAGRHRVVVRHPDYDEADTSVEMAAGARNEISVPLDKPPGLLSRWWFWTGVGVAVVGGAVLTYALLTERDPDTGDMAPGQVAGPLVRF, encoded by the coding sequence ATGATTCGTCCGCGCGCACTCTCGCTCTGGCTGGCCGCGCTCGCCGCAGGGGTCATGTTGTTCATGACAGCGTCCGCCTGGGCCGAGCCCGCAGCCGAGCCGACGGCGGTGGATCTGAAAGCGCAAGGCGACGAGGCCATGCAGCGCATCGACTACGAGCGCGCCCTCGACCTGTACAACCGAGCCTACTCACTGGAGCCCTCACCGGCGCTGCTCTACAACCGGGGCCGAGCGTACGAGGCCCTGGCGCGGTATCCGGAGGCGCTCGAGCAGCTCCAGGCCTTCGAGCGTGACGCGCCGCCCGAGCTGAAGTCCCGGGTCAAGAAGCTCGACGAGTTGCTGGCGCGAGTGAGAAACAGGGTCAGCGAGCTCGACGTGCAATGCAACGTGAACGGCGCCCGAGTCCTCCTGCGTGCCAAGGTGCTCGGGACGACACCGTTCGCCAAGCCACTCTGGGTGAACGCGGGCAAGGCCGTGATCGAGGTCAACGCCGACGGCTATCAACCGTTCAAGCAGACCGTCACTCTGACCGGCGGGGGCAAGGTCTCCCTGGTGGCCAAGCTACTCTCGAAGTCCTCGAGCGGGCTCCTGATCGTCAACTCCCCGATCGCGGGCGCAACCGTGTTCGTCGATGGCAAACGGCTGGGGGCGGTCCCGGTGCAGATGGCCCTCCCGGCCGGCAGGCACCGCGTGGTCGTGCGGCACCCCGACTACGACGAGGCCGACACGAGCGTCGAGATGGCCGCGGGCGCCAGGAACGAGATCAGCGTGCCGCTCGACAAACCGCCGGGGTTGCTTTCGCGCTGGTGGTTCTGGACCGGAGTGGGTGTCGCGGTCGTGGGCGGGGCGGTGCTCACCTACGCACTGCTCACCGAGCGCGATCCGGACACGGGCGACATGGCACCCGGCCAGGTCGCAGGACCGCTCGTTCGGTTCTGA
- a CDS encoding protein kinase — translation MIQAPHSTPLDGELLAGKYEILRRVGEGGMGVVYEAMHRRLGERVAIKLLREQDRQSKEIVMRFEREARMAAKLRSVNVARIFDVDSLPDGTPFIVMEFLEGRDLDSELTERRSLPVTEAVGYLLQACSAVQEAHARGIVHRDLKPHNLFLCGDGPNRTLKLLDFGISKLSDGDSSVTATHSALGTPLYMSPEQIRSAKRADARSDIWSLGVILYELLTGTTPFHGENPTAVVAAITADPVPSPRVHRSDLPDALVAVIMRALEKAPERRFQTVEELARTLAPFGVSGTWVPEPLATSNPSNPATTPPVLTDAPTLLASGPPVDSASDANARPALTVAMEPPRPKPRALGLSLAALALASIAGLLWYALDGRAAAPEPVRTAAEAVPAPLLSSPVSPEPEPRPAVEPRASAEVSPQAGLSPPKTRPQKPPNALPSAPSKPGPEKPTPKPEAKDPGIPLTL, via the coding sequence GTGATCCAAGCTCCACACTCCACCCCCCTCGACGGCGAGCTCCTCGCGGGCAAGTACGAAATCTTGCGACGGGTGGGCGAAGGCGGCATGGGCGTCGTCTACGAGGCCATGCATCGGCGCCTCGGCGAACGCGTCGCCATCAAGCTGCTCCGTGAGCAGGACCGCCAGTCCAAAGAAATCGTGATGCGCTTCGAACGCGAGGCACGCATGGCAGCGAAGCTCCGCAGCGTGAACGTCGCCCGCATCTTCGACGTCGACTCACTCCCTGACGGGACACCGTTCATCGTGATGGAGTTCCTCGAGGGGCGCGACCTGGACTCGGAGCTCACGGAGCGCCGCAGCCTGCCGGTAACCGAAGCAGTGGGGTACCTGCTTCAAGCGTGCTCTGCCGTGCAGGAGGCCCACGCGCGCGGCATCGTTCACCGCGACCTGAAACCGCACAACCTCTTCCTGTGCGGGGACGGACCGAATCGAACGCTGAAGCTGCTGGATTTTGGCATCTCGAAGCTGTCCGACGGCGACTCGTCGGTCACCGCCACGCACTCGGCGCTGGGCACACCGCTGTACATGTCGCCGGAGCAAATCCGCTCCGCGAAGCGCGCCGATGCTCGCTCCGACATCTGGTCGCTCGGCGTGATCTTGTACGAGCTACTCACCGGCACGACGCCGTTCCACGGGGAAAACCCCACCGCCGTGGTCGCAGCCATCACCGCGGATCCGGTCCCGAGCCCGCGCGTGCACCGCTCCGACCTGCCAGACGCCCTGGTAGCAGTGATCATGCGTGCTCTGGAGAAAGCTCCAGAACGACGTTTCCAGACGGTCGAGGAGCTGGCTCGAACCCTGGCTCCCTTCGGTGTGAGCGGCACCTGGGTGCCAGAGCCGCTGGCGACGAGCAACCCCTCGAACCCGGCGACGACTCCACCCGTTCTCACCGACGCGCCGACGTTGCTCGCGTCGGGCCCGCCCGTCGATTCTGCGTCCGACGCGAACGCTCGGCCGGCCTTGACCGTGGCCATGGAGCCGCCGCGGCCCAAGCCGCGGGCGCTGGGCTTGAGTCTTGCGGCGCTGGCGCTGGCGTCGATCGCGGGCCTGCTCTGGTATGCCCTGGACGGCCGCGCCGCCGCGCCCGAGCCGGTCCGAACGGCTGCAGAGGCGGTGCCTGCACCGTTGTTGTCGAGTCCGGTGAGTCCGGAGCCTGAGCCGCGGCCGGCGGTCGAGCCCCGCGCGTCGGCGGAAGTCAGCCCGCAGGCGGGGCTGTCCCCGCCGAAAACTCGGCCGCAAAAGCCGCCGAACGCGCTACCGTCGGCCCCTTCGAAGCCGGGGCCAGAAAAGCCGACCCCGAAGCCCGAGGCAAAAGACCCTGGGATCCCACTGACGTTATGA